The Bombyx mori chromosome 20, ASM3026992v2 genomic sequence CTTGTATCACagtacatctacaacataatacaacaaatattttttgtttaaaattattgtaagaataacgccatctatcgtggAATGGCGGAAACGAACTAGTAAAatccagaatgctcgagaagtacaattACATCTATTGTctgatagcggaaacacatatcgaagctactcgacctgttatgttctcgataattctagagatgtcgtatcgactataaaagcgttgcaaagaCGACACGGAGGcaattagtaatcggatctagtcgaagcgaaatagcgaaaggatcacctgaagcgaagcggaagaagtgaattaagaattttaaagtgtccattaagtgttaatacagttttaatttgtacttcggtagaatttttactcatctcgaaccccagcgcgtaacattagtAACATTATTTAGGAAATTACATTATGCACACATGTATAATaggttaaaaaatacatatgggCAATTTTGAGATGTTTCGTTCAGAACATATCTCCATTTTGTACTAGTTTAtagtctcatataacacggtttGTCACAACACGCGTCTTTGcaggaacgtatctaccgtgttaAAGGAGGTCTAGCTGTAGGTACCTATATTGTATCCGTCAATACCGCCTTCTGTCCAAGCTACACGaagatttatgaaataaataaaaatctgagAATCGGACAACATGCGTTTAGTGCGTTTCAAATAAGAATGTGCACGTCAAGGATATCTTgacagcaaattttttttttttatctttaattttttgcCTAATTATAAGGACTATTAATGAACCATACAAACCTATATAATTTTCTTGATATGTTGAGTACTGGTCGAAGGAAAATAAACATGAATttagattatataaaaaaaatccacctATTTAAAAATCAAGGCTGCAACACTGTCGAGCCCTATAATCTATGGGTCGGGGACGTTGATTACTCAAGCAGTCGGATAAGTGGAATCGGCAAACTCAAAGTTTTagcttataaattaatataaaaaaatcttaccttTTTTGCTGACTTTACCAATTTTTTTCGTTTTGACAGCTATGACGTCACAATATGGCGCAGGTCCTCGCACATTCTTATTTGAAACGCATTATAcctacaacatattattatgtacatataaatccggtcgatatattaaaaaaaatccattacaCTTTTCAGGTTCAATGACATTCCTGTTGGGTGTGTTCGCGTTGGTTACCTTTGTCTTCTACGCCGAAGCCGGTGAGTTCACTAACGATGTGCAATTAAAATTCcattacaataaacaaatatcagACCGGCACCGTTATACCGAGATTAGACGCTTGAAAAAAACTTACAGATCTTAGTAAGAGAGTTGGTAGTCGATCTGAAATAGAGTCTGACTGGACGCTTAGCAAGACAAAATGGCAATAGATGGAGTAGGAGAGTGATGCAATGCTGGCCAAGATTAAATCGAAGTGGTGTCAAAAGACCTACAGCACAGTGATTTCCACGTTGAACTCGTTTGatcacgacgaagagttcgacgagcgaactaacccatagacacagcccactgagtttctcgtcggattttctcaatgggtcgcgattccgatccggtggtagactctgcaaagcactgctcttgctagggttagtgttagcaaatccactcaggttgagcccgtgagctcacatacccaTCCGAGCTAGAttagccctttaggctaccagcatagggaAAAAAAGCACAGTGGACCGATGACATGAATTGTTAATTATTTGGCACGTGTTTTTTAGCTGGCACGTGCCCTCTTCCTTCGAAAGTGTACGGTTGCAGCCCTAAATGCAAGGAGGACTACGAATGTACACACGGCAAGGTCTGCTGTTCTAATTCGTGCAACGCCAAGTCGTGTTCAGAGCCGGCTGCTTACGGCGGAGGCACCGGGAGCTCCAGCAAACACGCAAGTCAGTttctatttaatatttgaaCAAATCTTCAACTACCTTCTTTTTGCATAGGTCGTTCGAGAGACGTGCTATAACAAGTATTACTAGTGGTTGCcttgtagtcgaaattcgaccataattaatttaaattataagtcaCATTTCTATTATCATTGTTCTACAATCACAGCTTTCACAAAAGCTATAACACTATAGACATATATTCATAGGCACATATTTCATAACTAAATTCGATGCTGCTTTaaccaattaattattttaatggcgTTCGCTGGTCGTAAAGAAtaatcccatagacacagcccactgagtttctcgccggatcttcttagtgggtcgcgtttccgatccggtgctagattctgcgaagcactgctcttgctagggtcagtgttagcatcactccggtttgagccccgtgaactcacctactagttaaggttacgctgaaatagcttctcaaggctattagcttaggtaggaaaaaaataattagagaAGCTAataattgcgggtcgcatagagggcaagcgcgccgtcgGGGAACACCAACCAGATGGTCATATCTAGTAAGAGAATAACACCagtcagatggtcagatctagtaagagaagcatttggaggtagtctgtaccatgcggtccgtgCCACCTATGATCGAACATAGTGGAAGAATGTCACATGTGGTCGTGATCCCCAGCAGTGAGGGGACGTTATAGATAGAAgaagaattaatattaaatctttGTCTCTAGCCGGCGGAACGGGCGTTTACTGCGAAAACGTCAAGTGTAACTCTTACGAAATATGCAAGCGTGATCCAATGACGAAGAGAATGAAATGCAGCAGAGCTTAAAAAGAGAGAAATCagattaaattaatatgt encodes the following:
- the LOC692973 gene encoding salivary cysteine-rich peptide precursor (The RefSeq protein has 1 substitution compared to this genomic sequence) — its product is MGSMTFLLGVFALVTFVFYAEAAGTCPLPSKVYGCSPKCKEDYECTHGKVCCSNSCNAKSCSEPAAYGGGTGSSSKHATGGTGVYCENVKCNSYEICKRDPITKRMKCSRA